The Chryseobacterium geocarposphaerae genome window below encodes:
- a CDS encoding rhamnogalacturonidase: MKFQNISKFFFTSCLLFFFLIKVKSQDKFPDGTAIPKWFKENKPTDINKLGKKYIITDFGVKNDSTILQTKQVQNIIDEASKNGGVIVVPKGTFLISSLFFKQGTHLYLENGAKLKGSDDINDFPVVTTRMEGQTVKYFPALINADGLVGFTISGKGTLDGNGLRYWKSFWKRREWNPKCTNMDEMRPRIIYVSNSKNIQIEGITVKNSPFWSTHYYKSQFVKLLNLTILAPKEPVKAPSTDAIDIDACSNFLVKNCYMSVNDDAIALKGGKGPKADLDPNNGENRNIIIEDNTFGFCHSALTCGSESIHNYNIIFRNSTVKDASRLLHLKMRPDTPQHYEYITLDNIKGNVKTFIYAKGWNQFFDLKGEARPRKGLANNITIKNIDLSCETAFSIEKSDLFDLKDFTFENLKIKALKPEMENLSNIQNLKQTKVNVTKVASLTQSYDKKDDSDIATK, from the coding sequence ATGAAATTTCAAAATATATCAAAGTTTTTCTTTACTTCATGCTTACTTTTTTTCTTTTTGATAAAAGTAAAAAGCCAGGACAAATTTCCGGACGGAACAGCCATTCCGAAATGGTTCAAAGAAAACAAACCGACCGACATCAATAAATTAGGCAAGAAATATATCATTACAGATTTTGGGGTGAAGAACGACAGTACAATTCTTCAGACAAAACAGGTTCAAAATATCATTGATGAAGCTTCAAAAAACGGAGGTGTCATTGTCGTACCAAAAGGAACCTTCCTCATCAGTTCTCTTTTCTTTAAACAGGGAACACATTTATATTTAGAAAACGGAGCAAAATTAAAAGGAAGCGATGATATCAATGATTTTCCGGTGGTTACTACAAGAATGGAAGGTCAGACCGTAAAATATTTCCCGGCTTTAATTAATGCGGATGGATTGGTTGGTTTCACCATTTCAGGCAAAGGAACGCTCGACGGAAATGGATTAAGATATTGGAAATCATTCTGGAAAAGACGCGAATGGAATCCTAAATGCACCAATATGGATGAAATGAGACCGAGAATTATCTACGTTTCTAATTCAAAAAACATCCAGATTGAAGGAATTACTGTGAAAAATTCACCCTTCTGGAGTACACATTATTATAAATCTCAATTCGTAAAATTATTAAACTTAACCATTTTAGCTCCGAAAGAACCTGTAAAAGCACCCAGTACAGACGCCATTGACATCGATGCCTGTTCAAATTTCCTGGTGAAAAACTGTTATATGTCGGTGAATGACGATGCGATTGCTTTAAAAGGAGGAAAAGGTCCAAAAGCCGATTTAGACCCGAATAACGGAGAAAACAGAAACATCATCATCGAGGACAATACCTTCGGATTCTGCCATTCTGCGCTCACTTGCGGAAGCGAATCGATTCACAATTACAACATCATTTTCAGAAATTCTACGGTGAAAGATGCTTCAAGATTGTTGCACCTCAAAATGCGTCCCGATACGCCTCAACATTACGAATACATCACTTTAGATAACATTAAAGGAAACGTAAAAACTTTCATTTACGCAAAAGGCTGGAATCAGTTTTTTGATTTGAAAGGCGAAGCGAGACCGAGAAAAGGATTGGCCAATAATATTACCATCAAAAATATAGATTTAAGTTGCGAGACAGCGTTCTCTATTGAAAAATCTGATTTGTTTGATTTAAAAGATTTTACTTTTGAAAATTTAAAAATCAAGGCATTAAAACCCGAAATGGAAAATTTAAGCAACATTCAAAATTTAAAGCAAACTAAGGTTAATGTTACGAAAGTAGCTTCTCTTACACAATCTTACGATAAAAAAGACGACTCCGACATCGCTACAAAATAA
- a CDS encoding TonB-dependent receptor: MNRKIQLLSIIFLGFSSVAFSQIKEEKLILNKKREPEVKKIEKKKTSVETIKNYPPEEKSQNPVKYTITDVPAVSDFKTSTIQGADVTPKFDGTAQNNYIQFGMGNFGKILGDANISKTLENKIEVGADAHFLSTQGLKKEYAWDSKQSATTLGAFLNSYGDKGKFNLNAEYNLNSYNYYGIYALEPGDVDLDQRVNQFKVNGYYDFYSNEILNDIRVKSSFLKDHFDAQENQVSVLANLSKHAVEIGKSGINLNADLGVGLEAVKSEFAIRDKNSANFFNTNLAPKVTFRKGDSYLMLGSSFEFLNAKNSNDLMAEQLKNNKTYWFPQAEFQYAAINGFKFYGGVDGGLKLNTYADLLQQNPFIVSDQYLKPTETKYHFYVGLRGDIDETFKYDVSAGYGKMRDIMFFKANSLFDNDYTLNRSAYNFANTFSAVYDDGNVSDIKGSLQYFPLANLVLDAEAKFTKFDLKNYSDIYNVPLLTATIGAKYTMLDQKLLLGLKGIFASDRTTNSFMLEGVGSPMMYQSTENTNDKVGGYADLNLSAEYKIHKNFSIFALGNNLLSSKYQTYKGYKVLGAQILGGVKITF, translated from the coding sequence ATGAACAGAAAAATTCAATTATTATCCATCATATTTTTAGGGTTTTCGTCAGTGGCGTTTTCCCAGATCAAAGAAGAAAAACTGATTCTTAATAAAAAAAGAGAACCAGAAGTAAAGAAGATCGAAAAAAAGAAAACTTCTGTGGAAACGATTAAAAACTATCCACCGGAAGAGAAATCTCAGAATCCTGTAAAATATACCATTACGGATGTTCCTGCGGTCTCCGATTTCAAAACTTCAACCATTCAGGGAGCAGATGTAACCCCAAAATTTGACGGAACAGCCCAGAATAACTATATCCAGTTCGGAATGGGCAACTTCGGGAAAATTTTAGGTGATGCCAACATTTCTAAGACATTAGAAAATAAAATCGAAGTAGGAGCAGATGCACATTTCCTTTCTACTCAGGGACTGAAAAAAGAATATGCTTGGGATTCCAAACAAAGCGCTACAACGTTGGGAGCTTTTCTTAATTCTTACGGAGACAAAGGAAAGTTCAATTTAAATGCAGAATATAATCTGAACAGTTATAATTACTACGGAATCTATGCATTAGAACCTGGAGATGTAGATTTGGATCAGCGGGTAAACCAGTTTAAAGTAAATGGATATTACGACTTCTATTCCAATGAAATATTAAACGATATCAGGGTAAAATCGTCTTTCTTAAAAGACCATTTTGATGCACAGGAAAATCAGGTTTCCGTTTTGGCTAATCTTTCCAAGCATGCTGTGGAGATCGGAAAATCCGGGATTAATCTGAATGCTGATTTAGGAGTAGGTTTAGAAGCTGTGAAGAGTGAATTTGCCATAAGAGATAAAAACTCGGCTAATTTTTTCAATACCAATTTGGCTCCGAAAGTAACGTTCAGAAAAGGAGATTCTTATTTAATGTTGGGTTCTTCATTTGAGTTTTTGAATGCGAAAAATTCAAATGATCTGATGGCAGAACAGCTGAAAAATAATAAGACATACTGGTTTCCTCAGGCGGAATTCCAATATGCAGCCATCAACGGGTTTAAATTTTATGGTGGAGTTGACGGAGGTCTGAAATTGAACACGTACGCAGATTTATTACAACAGAATCCATTCATCGTTTCAGATCAGTATTTGAAACCAACAGAAACAAAATATCACTTCTATGTAGGGTTGAGAGGAGACATCGATGAAACTTTTAAATACGATGTTTCGGCAGGATACGGAAAAATGAGAGACATTATGTTCTTCAAAGCAAATAGTTTATTCGATAATGACTATACTTTAAACCGTTCTGCTTATAATTTCGCGAATACATTCTCGGCAGTGTATGATGACGGAAATGTAAGTGATATCAAAGGTAGCTTACAGTACTTTCCATTGGCTAATTTAGTATTGGATGCTGAAGCTAAATTCACAAAGTTTGACTTGAAAAACTACTCGGATATCTATAATGTTCCTTTATTAACGGCAACGATTGGGGCAAAATATACGATGCTAGATCAAAAATTATTACTAGGTTTGAAAGGTATTTTTGCAAGCGACAGAACCACGAATTCATTTATGCTTGAGGGAGTTGGAAGTCCGATGATGTACCAGTCTACTGAAAACACCAATGATAAAGTAGGTGGTTATGCAGATTTAAATCTTTCGGCAGAGTATAAAATTCACAAAAATTTCAGTATTTTCGCACTCGGAAATAACCTTCTAAGCTCAAAATACCAGACCTACAAAGGATACAAAGTTCTTGGAGCACAGATTTTGGGTGGAGTGAAGATTACATTCTAA
- a CDS encoding tetratricopeptide repeat protein: MKSKKILLAAAVLYFGISDAQQSQYFTQKENYRFNLAENLYQTKIYNASQFEYARQYFYNQNLSRSRKEAAQFFDNIIGVILQKNHAEEGLTAFMKEYPNSAYFAQANLPLADYYLAKKDFEKALETLKKVNQYQLSKEENTQYILKLGYAKFMLGDSKGATDALEEAYKTADESQKGDIAYMLGHLYYSNRQNDKAFQYFDSVKDQPKYSKLVRPYYVQMYYNDKDYDKAITEGNALLNEDISDSYKAEVHKIIGESYFMKNDYNAAYPHLKEYLSVQQNPSENDLYEMGFVAAQLKKYDEAVSYYNQLLNSNSALAQNAYYQLGNAYLAVDKKQEALSAFRSSYQMNYDPKVKKLAHEQYAKLSYDIGNPFESPSAVIQNYINENQNSGNVSEMRSLLVKSYLYSGNFKETLNAIDKLQTSSPDIDKVDQEVSYLLGTEEFNKGNYDEAEKYLLRSLEFDINKEFHSRALYWLGQVYYQKGNYPSAIVRYEKLLNESFPEKQQLPYDLGYAYFKSKKFDQAATYFKQYLTNPKPEFKNDAELRLADIHYANNDLNEAIAIYDKNEDATDYTLYQKAMALGFKGDTQAKITNLNSLLSKYPGSEYYDDAQYEIGTAYAAQDDFNNSNDFFNKVIKTSSDKDLVANASIYRAQNYIDLNQNDKALSELKSLGEQYKNTPYAEKIVQAAKPIFTKNGDVAGYENFAKNIGINVDAAEIDEINLSTAKQYFTKKDYKNAISYYEKYLTQNPTGEGLYQAKYELGESYYQTNNTTKALLVLQEVANVQNDYQDDAQTRLAQIYVTQGDNNEAKKYLENIKNSSNVSIKNYANVELMKIYADEKNFSQAEKLADAVIANTKNSAAVIETAKVIKARSLMNSGKDKDAQAAYASLEKSSNTSVAAESLYAKAFYQNKGKAFKSSNETIFKLANNYASEEYWGAKALVLMAKNYLGLKDNYQASYTCDQIIENYKDFPEIVAEAKEVKKQIKK, translated from the coding sequence ATGAAATCAAAAAAAATACTTTTAGCGGCTGCAGTATTGTATTTCGGAATCTCCGATGCTCAGCAGTCCCAATATTTTACCCAGAAAGAAAATTACAGGTTCAATCTAGCCGAAAATCTTTACCAGACCAAAATATATAATGCCTCGCAATTTGAATATGCGAGACAATATTTTTATAATCAGAACTTATCAAGATCCAGAAAAGAAGCGGCGCAGTTTTTCGATAATATAATAGGAGTAATCCTTCAGAAAAATCACGCTGAAGAAGGATTGACTGCTTTTATGAAGGAGTATCCTAATTCTGCATACTTTGCACAGGCCAATCTTCCTTTGGCAGATTATTATCTGGCTAAAAAAGATTTTGAAAAAGCTCTGGAAACCTTGAAGAAAGTAAATCAGTATCAACTTTCGAAAGAAGAAAATACACAGTATATTCTAAAGTTAGGATATGCTAAATTCATGTTGGGAGACTCTAAAGGTGCAACAGATGCCCTGGAAGAAGCTTATAAAACAGCGGATGAATCTCAAAAAGGCGATATTGCTTATATGTTGGGACATCTGTACTATTCAAACAGACAGAATGATAAGGCATTCCAATATTTTGATTCCGTAAAAGACCAGCCGAAATATTCTAAACTGGTACGTCCGTATTATGTACAGATGTATTATAATGATAAAGATTATGATAAAGCAATTACCGAAGGTAATGCTTTGCTGAATGAAGATATTTCTGATTCTTATAAAGCAGAGGTTCATAAGATCATTGGCGAAAGTTATTTCATGAAGAATGATTATAACGCCGCTTATCCACATTTAAAAGAGTATCTGAGTGTTCAGCAGAATCCATCTGAAAATGATTTATATGAAATGGGGTTTGTTGCGGCTCAGCTTAAAAAATACGATGAAGCCGTTTCGTATTACAATCAATTACTGAACAGCAATTCCGCATTGGCTCAAAATGCATATTATCAGCTTGGAAATGCCTATCTAGCGGTTGATAAAAAGCAGGAAGCCCTTTCGGCGTTCCGTTCGTCTTATCAGATGAACTATGATCCGAAGGTGAAAAAACTGGCGCATGAGCAATATGCAAAATTGAGTTACGATATCGGTAACCCGTTTGAAAGTCCTTCTGCAGTGATTCAGAATTACATCAACGAAAATCAAAATTCAGGAAATGTATCGGAAATGAGATCACTTTTGGTGAAATCTTACCTTTATTCCGGGAATTTTAAAGAAACCCTGAATGCAATAGACAAACTGCAGACTTCATCTCCTGATATAGATAAAGTAGATCAGGAAGTTTCTTACTTATTGGGAACTGAAGAATTTAACAAAGGAAATTATGATGAAGCTGAAAAATATTTATTGAGAAGTCTGGAATTCGACATCAATAAAGAATTTCACAGCAGAGCTTTATATTGGTTAGGCCAGGTTTATTATCAGAAAGGAAATTATCCGTCTGCCATTGTTCGTTATGAAAAATTATTGAACGAAAGCTTCCCGGAAAAACAGCAACTACCTTACGATTTAGGTTATGCTTATTTTAAATCTAAAAAGTTTGATCAGGCGGCAACATATTTTAAACAATATTTAACCAATCCGAAACCCGAGTTTAAAAATGATGCAGAACTTCGTTTAGCGGATATTCATTATGCAAATAACGATCTGAACGAAGCGATTGCTATTTATGATAAAAACGAAGACGCTACAGATTATACTTTATACCAAAAAGCAATGGCTTTAGGGTTTAAAGGAGATACTCAGGCGAAAATTACCAATTTAAACAGCCTTTTATCAAAATATCCGGGTTCTGAATATTATGATGATGCTCAATATGAAATCGGAACGGCTTACGCGGCCCAGGATGATTTTAATAATTCGAATGACTTCTTTAACAAAGTAATTAAAACTTCGTCTGACAAAGATCTGGTAGCTAATGCTTCCATTTACAGAGCACAGAATTATATTGATCTCAACCAGAATGATAAGGCTCTATCAGAATTGAAATCTTTGGGCGAACAATATAAAAATACGCCTTATGCAGAAAAAATCGTTCAGGCTGCAAAACCGATTTTTACGAAAAACGGTGATGTTGCAGGATATGAAAATTTTGCAAAAAATATCGGTATCAATGTAGATGCAGCGGAAATTGATGAAATCAACCTGTCTACAGCAAAACAATATTTCACGAAGAAAGATTATAAGAATGCCATTTCTTATTACGAAAAATATTTAACACAAAACCCGACAGGAGAGGGACTTTACCAGGCGAAATATGAATTAGGGGAAAGTTATTATCAAACCAATAATACGACAAAAGCTTTGCTTGTTCTACAAGAAGTAGCCAATGTTCAGAATGATTATCAGGATGATGCACAAACCCGTTTAGCACAGATTTATGTGACACAGGGTGACAATAATGAGGCTAAGAAATATCTGGAAAATATTAAGAATTCATCAAACGTAAGCATTAAAAACTATGCGAATGTAGAACTGATGAAGATTTACGCAGATGAAAAGAATTTCTCTCAGGCTGAAAAATTGGCGGATGCTGTAATTGCAAATACTAAAAACTCAGCAGCAGTTATTGAAACCGCAAAAGTGATCAAAGCAAGAAGTCTGATGAATTCAGGAAAAGACAAGGATGCACAGGCAGCTTATGCTTCTCTTGAAAAATCTTCGAACACTTCGGTTGCGGCAGAATCACTTTATGCAAAAGCTTTCTATCAGAATAAAGGAAAGGCTTTCAAATCTTCTAATGAAACCATCTTTAAGCTTGCTAATAACTATGCTTCAGAAGAGTATTGGGGAGCAAAAGCATTGGTATTGATGGCGAAAAATTATCTGGGATTAAAAGACAATTATCAGGCAAGTTATACATGTGATCAGATTATTGAAAACTATAAAGATTTCCCTGAGATTGTTGCCGAAGCTAAAGAAGTTAAAAAACAGATTAAAAAGTAA
- a CDS encoding APC family permease yields MSQLFRRKIYSESDTSTNLLRVLGVWDIVFFGIAAIIGAGSFSSLGEAVFRGGPGVILLYLICGFACGFTALCYAEFASRIPTAGSAYTYAYASFGELIAWIIGWALIMEYSFGNIYVAFSWSDYFTSFLERLGMHIPDYLTCSYTEAKKAIMNGSENKELLNAWKTAPLLGSLKFIVDVPALVINGLITWLCYVGVKESKNFNNSLVILKLAVIVLVILVGYSYINTENWTPISPATGAPSFMPNGFVGVMSAVSGVFFAYIGFDALSVLSEETKDPQKTLPKGMIISLVLCTFIYIALTLVLTGMVDYKKFDGVGDPLSFIFEKGNANVAWMELTVSFIAIVAITTVLLVFQMGQPRIWYAMSRDGLMPQKFQEVHPKYKTPAFATIVTGIVVGIPILFTDKTFILDFTSIGTIFAFVLVCAGVLMLPAKEKIKGRFHLPYINGKIIFPVIFIGGLIAFYQWQPEFFQNLMDWKDPKEGEFRASIFFFILINLALCIWTFVKNLSLIPLIGLSSCLYLLTGMSHENWFWFGLWFAIGLVIYFFYGYKNSKLGKA; encoded by the coding sequence ATGAGTCAACTTTTTAGAAGGAAAATCTATTCAGAATCAGATACATCGACGAACCTTTTAAGGGTTTTGGGTGTTTGGGACATTGTATTTTTCGGTATTGCGGCCATTATCGGCGCAGGAAGCTTCAGCAGTTTGGGAGAAGCTGTTTTCAGAGGAGGTCCCGGTGTTATTTTACTATATTTGATTTGCGGCTTTGCCTGTGGTTTCACTGCACTTTGCTATGCAGAATTTGCAAGCAGAATTCCCACTGCAGGCTCTGCTTATACCTATGCTTATGCGAGTTTCGGAGAATTAATAGCCTGGATTATCGGTTGGGCTTTGATTATGGAATATTCTTTCGGTAATATATATGTAGCTTTTTCCTGGTCAGATTATTTTACAAGCTTTTTAGAGCGTTTGGGAATGCATATTCCGGATTACCTGACTTGCAGTTATACCGAAGCTAAAAAAGCCATCATGAATGGTTCTGAGAACAAAGAACTCCTTAATGCCTGGAAGACCGCCCCTTTATTAGGAAGCTTAAAATTCATCGTTGATGTTCCCGCTTTGGTTATTAACGGATTGATTACCTGGCTATGCTATGTTGGAGTAAAAGAAAGCAAGAACTTCAACAACTCTTTGGTAATCTTAAAATTAGCAGTAATTGTGCTGGTCATTTTAGTGGGTTATTCTTACATCAATACCGAGAACTGGACTCCAATAAGCCCTGCAACAGGAGCCCCTTCTTTCATGCCAAACGGGTTTGTAGGAGTGATGAGCGCGGTTTCCGGAGTATTCTTTGCCTATATTGGTTTTGACGCATTAAGTGTGCTTTCCGAAGAGACTAAGGATCCTCAGAAAACACTTCCAAAAGGAATGATCATTTCTTTGGTTTTGTGTACATTCATCTATATTGCTTTAACATTAGTATTGACAGGAATGGTGGATTATAAGAAGTTTGATGGTGTGGGAGATCCTCTTTCATTTATCTTTGAAAAAGGAAATGCCAATGTTGCATGGATGGAACTTACCGTTTCATTTATTGCTATTGTTGCAATTACCACCGTACTTTTGGTTTTCCAGATGGGACAGCCGAGAATCTGGTATGCCATGAGTCGTGACGGATTAATGCCTCAGAAATTTCAGGAGGTACATCCCAAATACAAAACCCCTGCTTTTGCAACGATTGTAACGGGTATTGTAGTGGGTATCCCTATCTTATTCACAGATAAAACATTCATTTTAGACTTTACAAGTATCGGAACTATTTTCGCGTTTGTATTGGTATGTGCGGGAGTGTTAATGCTTCCGGCAAAAGAAAAGATAAAAGGAAGATTTCATTTACCTTATATTAATGGAAAAATCATTTTCCCTGTTATTTTCATCGGAGGATTAATTGCTTTTTATCAATGGCAGCCGGAATTTTTTCAAAACTTAATGGATTGGAAAGATCCTAAAGAAGGTGAATTCAGGGCTTCGATTTTCTTTTTTATTTTGATTAATCTAGCTCTTTGCATCTGGACTTTCGTTAAAAATCTATCTTTAATTCCATTAATCGGATTGAGTTCCTGTCTCTATCTTTTAACAGGGATGAGTCACGAAAACTGGTTCTGGTTTGGATTATGGTTTGCCATCGGATTAGTTATTTATTTCTTCTACGGATACAAAAACAGTAAATTAGGTAAGGCCTAA
- a CDS encoding DUF962 domain-containing protein codes for MSERIKTFKEFYQFYLTEHSKTGTRIFHFIGTLLVFVVIGYVISSGKERFLWYVPIFGYGFAWFSHAVIERNKPATFKYPLWSLISDFRLFFELLIGKQKFKEMKPKENNYQI; via the coding sequence ATGTCAGAAAGAATTAAAACCTTCAAAGAATTTTATCAGTTCTATCTTACCGAACACAGTAAAACCGGAACCCGGATTTTTCATTTTATAGGAACTCTTCTCGTATTTGTAGTGATCGGCTATGTTATCAGTTCCGGAAAAGAAAGATTCCTTTGGTATGTTCCTATTTTCGGATATGGGTTTGCCTGGTTCAGCCATGCCGTAATTGAAAGAAATAAACCGGCTACCTTTAAATATCCGTTGTGGTCGCTGATTTCAGATTTCAGATTATTTTTTGAGCTTTTGATAGGTAAGCAAAAGTTTAAAGAAATGAAGCCTAAAGAAAATAATTACCAAATTTAA
- a CDS encoding lipocalin-like domain-containing protein — protein MRILLSSVFILVCGGLLNAQKLKKEDVIGFWKLKESGFYEGKKKVVKAFNQCRLMRNYSIREDGFAIYNYVEGETGNCIISEPRLSFWRIVDNRIQFYAHDKNILEEVVVTLNKDKTITFSSYIPEPVKDKDAMLEKILNTNHYDILEVAY, from the coding sequence ATGAGAATATTACTTTCTTCAGTCTTTATTTTAGTCTGTGGTGGTTTGTTAAATGCGCAGAAACTGAAAAAAGAAGATGTTATAGGGTTTTGGAAGCTGAAAGAATCTGGTTTCTATGAAGGAAAGAAGAAAGTTGTGAAAGCTTTTAATCAATGTCGTTTAATGAGGAACTATTCCATACGAGAGGATGGTTTTGCGATTTATAATTATGTAGAAGGAGAGACCGGAAACTGTATTATATCAGAACCCAGACTTTCTTTTTGGAGAATAGTTGATAACAGAATTCAGTTTTATGCGCATGATAAGAATATTCTTGAAGAAGTGGTGGTAACTTTAAATAAAGATAAAACAATAACTTTTTCAAGTTATATTCCCGAGCCGGTTAAAGATAAAGATGCGATGTTGGAAAAGATACTGAATACCAATCATTATGATATTCTGGAAGTTGCCTATTAA
- a CDS encoding DUF4377 domain-containing protein, producing the protein MATILKGTVTALALFTMTQCTTTSGASAADEKTFIVGPQTADCTGVAPMKCLQVKEKPTDNWSNFYTNIEGFTYEPGYEYVIKVKTEKVENVPADASSIKYTLIKQISKTKK; encoded by the coding sequence ATGGCGACAATTTTAAAAGGAACAGTAACTGCATTGGCATTATTTACAATGACGCAATGTACAACTACTTCCGGAGCATCCGCAGCTGATGAAAAAACCTTCATCGTAGGACCACAAACTGCAGATTGTACAGGAGTAGCCCCTATGAAATGCTTACAGGTAAAAGAAAAGCCAACCGATAACTGGAGTAATTTTTACACGAATATTGAAGGGTTTACTTATGAGCCAGGATATGAATATGTAATAAAGGTAAAAACTGAAAAGGTAGAAAATGTTCCTGCAGATGCATCTTCCATTAAATATACTTTGATTAAACAGATTTCAAAAACGAAAAAATAA
- a CDS encoding SPFH domain-containing protein: protein MSLFLAPVIFFGLIILFASFFVVKQETAAIIERFGKFRAVKHSGLHLKLPIIDQIAKRLNLRIQQLDVIIDTKTLDNVFIKMKVSVQYQVIRTQVSDAYYRLENPENQITSFVFDVVRAEVPKLKLDDVFVRKDDVAIAVKGELQEAMNSYGYDIIKALVTDIDPDEQVKHAMNRINAAEREKTAAEYESEAQRIRIVAVAKAEAESKKLQGQGIADQRREIAKGLEESVRMLNNVDINSHEASALIVVTQHYDTLHSVGANNRSNLVLLPNSPTAASGMLNDLVAAMTTANTIGEVSKGNYPPPQKDHDHNRPNK, encoded by the coding sequence ATGAGTCTTTTTTTAGCACCCGTTATTTTTTTCGGATTAATTATTTTGTTCGCTTCGTTTTTTGTCGTAAAGCAGGAAACCGCAGCGATTATTGAGCGTTTTGGGAAATTCCGAGCCGTAAAGCATTCAGGGTTACATCTTAAGCTTCCGATTATCGATCAGATTGCCAAAAGGCTGAATTTGCGTATTCAACAGCTCGATGTAATTATTGATACAAAAACGCTGGATAATGTTTTCATTAAAATGAAAGTTTCGGTACAATATCAAGTGATTCGAACTCAGGTAAGTGATGCGTATTACCGTTTAGAAAATCCTGAAAACCAGATTACCTCTTTTGTTTTTGATGTGGTAAGAGCTGAAGTTCCTAAGTTAAAGCTGGATGATGTGTTCGTGAGAAAAGACGATGTGGCTATTGCTGTAAAAGGAGAGCTTCAGGAAGCGATGAACAGCTACGGATATGATATTATCAAAGCCTTGGTAACAGATATCGATCCGGATGAACAGGTAAAACATGCGATGAACAGAATCAATGCGGCTGAAAGGGAAAAAACGGCGGCAGAATACGAATCTGAAGCACAGAGAATCAGGATTGTAGCCGTTGCAAAAGCTGAAGCTGAATCTAAAAAGTTACAGGGACAAGGGATTGCAGATCAGAGAAGAGAGATTGCCAAAGGTCTTGAGGAATCGGTAAGAATGCTGAATAATGTAGATATCAATTCACACGAAGCATCTGCTTTAATTGTCGTTACCCAGCATTATGATACTTTACATTCAGTGGGGGCAAATAACAGAAGTAATCTGGTATTATTACCGAATTCACCAACCGCTGCAAGCGGAATGCTTAATGATCTTGTTGCTGCCATGACTACTGCGAATACAATAGGAGAGGTCAGCAAAGGGAACTATCCGCCACCTCAGAAAGATCACGATCATAACAGACCTAATAAGTAA
- a CDS encoding Crp/Fnr family transcriptional regulator has translation MVDAKEILKGHISKFTSLSDEQFNYVFGHFNLIHLKKGQSLISEGDFVDHEYFVLDGCLKAFYLNDTMKMFILQFAMPTWWVTDFDALYSKNRATINVDCITNSSILSISNEDREKICNEIHEVEHFFRWRTNKGYVATQKRLLSLMNNDAKFRYEELLALYPQLYNLVPKHLIAAYLGVTRETLSRLHQ, from the coding sequence ATGGTTGATGCTAAAGAAATACTAAAAGGGCATATTTCAAAATTCACCTCTCTTTCTGATGAGCAGTTTAATTATGTTTTCGGACATTTTAATCTGATTCATCTCAAGAAAGGGCAAAGTCTGATCTCCGAAGGCGATTTTGTAGATCATGAATATTTCGTTTTAGACGGCTGTCTGAAAGCATTTTACCTGAACGATACTATGAAGATGTTTATCCTTCAATTTGCTATGCCGACTTGGTGGGTAACTGATTTTGATGCTCTATACAGTAAAAATAGAGCAACAATCAATGTTGATTGCATCACAAACTCCAGTATTTTATCAATTTCTAATGAAGACCGTGAAAAGATCTGCAATGAAATTCATGAAGTTGAACATTTTTTCAGATGGCGAACCAATAAAGGTTATGTTGCCACTCAAAAGCGTCTTCTTTCTTTGATGAATAACGATGCTAAATTCAGGTATGAAGAGCTTTTAGCACTCTATCCACAATTATATAATCTGGTACCGAAACATTTGATTGCAGCTTATTTAGGAGTAACACGAGAAACTTTGAGTAGATTACATCAATAA